A single region of the Vitis riparia cultivar Riparia Gloire de Montpellier isolate 1030 unplaced genomic scaffold, EGFV_Vit.rip_1.0 scaffold639_pilon_pilon, whole genome shotgun sequence genome encodes:
- the LOC117910171 gene encoding uncharacterized protein LOC117910171, translated as MSPGYQSCDIDYFNVSYITLTGLPIEGSAGFHDMVTGITPSLIQSLGDAASLEDAVGTSNIHSAELYEKPWMNSDEICFQLLQATIYMRQRSFLPIFLRRVAEMFEIIVFIANQSIYDEQLLDKMEGVGYTNIAVYRSVEEDIT; from the coding sequence ATGTCACCTGGCTATCAATCTTGTGATATTGACTATTTCAATGTCTCTTACATCACTCTCACTGGTTTACCAATTGAAGGGAGCGCTGGATTTCATGATATGGTAACAGGAATAACACCTTCCCTGATCCAGAGTCTAGGAGATGCTGCCTCTCTTGAGGATGCTGTGGGAACAAGTAACATCCATTCTGCAGAATTGTATGAAAAGCCATGGATGAATTCAGATGAAATATGTTTCCAGCTTCTTCAAGCCACCATATACATGCGACAAAGGTCTTTCCTCCCAATATTTTTGCGTAGAGTAGCAGAGATGTTTGAAATCATTGTTTTCATAGCCAATCAAAGCATTTATGATGAACAATTACTTGATAAGATGGAAGGTGTTGGATACACCAATATTGCAGTCTATAGAAGCGTTGAAGAAGACATCACTTGA